The following DNA comes from Chitinophaga nivalis.
TCGTTATTATGGCAGATAATCCTTTGTTCAGAAGCTTCTGGGAAAATGGTAAGCTGTTGTTCAGCAACGCCGTATTCCTGGTAGGACAATAAATACAGCTATTAAAAAGATATACAGGGAACATCAGCCGGTAATGCCGGATGATGTTCCCTGTTTGTTTATTATAGTTTTCGTTTAATGTTACAGCCCAGGCTGCCCGAAGCAGCAGTGGTAACGGATTTGCCGGCCAGCATTTCATTCAGGGCATTCTGCAGCAACGGTACTTTTACCGCATCGGCATTTCCCGGATTATCATCAATCCCTCCTTTATATACCAGCTTGTTGTGTTTATCAAACAGGAAACATTCCGGTGTGTGGTTGGCATCAAAGGCATCCGCCAGCAGTGCATTTTTATCGAGGAGATAATAACCCGGCAGTTGTTGCTGGGAAGCGTAGGCTTTCATCATGCTCAACGACTCTCCATCATTGCGGGTAGCCTCATTGGAGTTTACCAGTGCCACCCCGATATTGTTTTGTTGGGCAAAAGCGCAGGCCCGGCGTAATCTTTCCTGGTTTCGTATCATATACGGACAGCGGTTGCCGGCAAATACCACCAGCAGTCCGTTTGGCCCTTTGGCCGTTTGCAGGGAAATCTCTTTTCCCGATACATCCATGCAGGCTACATTAGCCTGGGGTACAGGTGCGCCCAATTCCAGTGATAACTCCCGTATGGGCAGAAAAGAGGATAATAAAACAGTACAACAGGATAAATAAAGAGCGGACTTCATCATAGTAGACAGTTTTCAGGTCCTTGCTAAAATTAAAATAATGCGACAGTATGCTGCTGAACAGGCAACAGCAATTATAAAGAAAGATAAAGTAAAATATTAAAAAATAAAAATATTTGTTACAACCTGGCCAGGTGCTTTTTTTCTTCCCGGGCAGCATCGCTGAGGGCACGGATACTGGCATTCAGCTCAAAGCCAACCAGGAGAATAAAGGAGTTGAAGAAAACCCATAACATCAGTACCAGGATGGTACCGATAGAGCCATAAATCTTGTTGTAGTTACCAAAGTGGTTGACAAACCAGGAAAACCCGATGGTGACCACGATCATAAAGATGGTGGCCACGGCAGAACCGGCGGTAATGAATTTCCATTTTTTGGTAGTGGCGGCGCCAATGCGATACAGGACGGAGTTGACAGAATAGAATAACATGATGATCAGTACCCAGCGGGCAATATCAATCACATTGCGCAGCAGCGTACTTTTGATGCCAATCAGGTTGAATACCCAACGCAAGGTAGCCCCCTGCGCGATAATGAGTGCCACCGTTACCAGCAGCAATACCACCAGTATAGCCGTCAGCTGCAGGGCTATCAGCCTGTTCTGCCACCATTTCCTTTTGCGGAAGCCGGCGCCTTCAATTTTATTGAAGGAACGCAGGATGCCCATTACACCGTTGGAGGAATAGAAAAAGCCCATGAGAAAAGCCACAGACAATAACCCGTTGCGGTGGGTGTACAGGAAGTCGTGGATCATGCCCCGTACAATCATGTAGGTGTTGTAGTTGGGCGTGAGATCCTGCGCCAGGTCGTACAGGGTGGCTTCAATATTCCGTACCGGTACGTAGGGTACCAATGTAAACAAGAAGATGAAAAAAGGCGGAATGGCGAGGAGGAAGTTAAAAGAGATGGCCCGTGCCCGGTCGCCCAGGCCCCTGTTTTTGGTTTCCTGCCCGAAATATTTCAGTACATCATACAGGGGCAGCCCTTCGAAGCCGGGTAATATCAGGGTTTTACTCCTGTTTACCAGCCATCGGTAAGGACGTGAACGGAAGATGATGTTTTCGGGTTTAAACGCCAATTGTTATCCTGAATTTTTTGAGTGACTGTTAGTTAGCTAATAACCTCTTTTGTTTAATTCTGCCTGGTATTTTCTGGCGTTTACCAGGTGTTCTGCATAGGTGGCTGCAAAAGCATGGTAACCGGAGAAGTCAGATCTGGCGCAAAAATACAGGTAATCCGTTTCCGGTGTATTGAGTACGGCATTTAATGTTTTAACAGAAGGGGTACAGATCGGACCGGGAGGTAAACCCGAATAACGGTAAGTGTTATACGGAGAATCGTACAGCGTGTGATTTTCCCGGATGCGTTTCAGCCCGAAATCCTGCAGGGCAAACTTCACGGTAGGATCGGCCTGCAGCCGCATATTCTTGCGGTAGCGGTTCAGGTATACGCTGGCTACCAATGGCTTTTCGTCGTTTTTATTGGTTTCTTCCTCTACAATAGAACCCAGTATGGTGACTTCATTGGGGGTAAGTCCCAGGTGGCGGGCTTTTTCCAGCCGGTCTGCCGTCCAGAATTCTTCCCGTTCCTTTTCCAGTTTTTTGAAAACGCTTTCCGCACCGGTATTCCAGTAAAATTCGTAGGTATTGGGCAATACTGCGCACATCACAGTATTGGTGTCGAGTTTAAACTGGCGGAGGTATATGGGGTCCTGCATCAGCGCCCGGAGGGCAACAGAATCGGCTTCCAGGTTATTACATATTTTTCTCACAAAATCATCGCGGGTACGTAATTTATTGATCACCAGCTGTACGGGCGACTGTTTGCCGGAGCGGAGCAGTTTTACAATATCAAAGTTGCTCATGCCGGGCGTAATTTTATACCGGCCGGCTTTTACCCGGGCAGGATAGTCCAGTTCTTTCGCCACCCAGTTGAAGCTGCTGCGGTTGCGCACAATACCTTGTTCTTCCAGTCCTTCCAGTACATTGGCATATGTGCTGCCGGTACGTACATAAAAGTATTTGTTGTCGCCAAAAGATCGGGTATTGGGACCAAACACCCGGTAGGAGGTGTATACGAGTGCGCCTGCGGCGAGACACCCGGTGATAACCAGTGCGCGTTTTATCCAAACGGACCGTTTGCTGGGCTGTTTGATTCGTTTTGCCATAGATAGTATGTAACAACAGGTTACGGATGATGATGGGCGGCGAATGAAGTTTATCCGGAAAAGTCAGCAATGACTGCAAAGGCTACACTACGTTCATTCACTATGAAAAAAACCTCGCTTTAACGGCGAGGTTTCTGGAATTATTATTCAGATAAGTTTATTTAGGCTGTGGAGCGGGAGCAGGTTGGGTACCTGTACCTGGTAAGGTAGCTGGCGCCTGTTGTGGTGCCGGAGCTGCCTGGCCTGAAGAAGCTCTTTCTACGGCAGTAGGAGCGCTAACAGGGCCGCCTTTGCTGCTTTTACCAATGAAGAACGGAGCGGTCAGGCATAATACTGCGATCACAGCAGCCAGTATCCAGGTTCCTTTTTCCAATACGTCAGTGGTCTGACGCACCCCAATCACCTGATTACCAACACCACCTAATGCACCGGACAAGCCGCCACCTTTAGGGTTTTGGATCAGCACAAAAAAGCCTAACAACACACAGGCTAATATGATCAGGATACCGAAAATTAACAACATAAATATTACCGTTTATTTTTGTCTGTTTTTGACTTAAGTTCAGAAATCTTTTGCGCAAAATAAGCGTTTTTGTCGGGATTAAGCAAACTTAATTTTTGATATATCTTAATGGCATTCTCGTACTGGTGCTGCCGCACCCAGATATCAGCGAGTGTTTCCGACACAATATCATTGTTGAAGGTGATACTGCCCATAGCCATCTTTTCCACTGTTTCAGATACTTCCGGCTCTTCATCTTCTTCGTAGATGCGGTGTAGTTGCTGGTGATACCAGTCTTTGCTGGTTTTTCCGGCAAAGCTGTCTTTAATTTCCCGCAACCACGACGTAAAACTTTTCATTTCTGCCATGCCCTGATCGTTTAATTCATCTGCTTCATCCGGGTTTTTAAGCCTTTTGTAAGCAAAATAATCATCCGTATATAAAGGTTGAAAGGTAAGTTCTGTCGCTACTGGTTCTTCTGTAAATTTCAAAGGAAATATTTTAATCGGCTCGGCCGGCATCGTTTCATCATCGTTGGCAGTTACCCAGTCATTATGGGTGGCTGCCGGTTCGGCCAAAGCAGGTACCGGTGGTACCGGCACGGCTGTTTCCGGAAGGGAAGAGGCTGCTGTCTGTTGGTTTGTTTCAAAGTCAGCAATGGCCAGTGTTGTATCGTTGTTCATAGTTATATCGTCGCTGATGATCGCCGGTGGCTCCGGTGTCGCAGCGGTAGCAGGTTCGGAATTACCCGCAGCTGCCGGTATTGCAGCGGTCGGGAGATGATCCGCATCCTGCCAGGTAGTGTTGCCGGTAAGGAACTGATAAAAATGGTGAGGCTGGCCGCTGTATAACAACGCTGTTGTCACAACCGGATCCTGCAGGTCACCTGTACGGTCATATACTTTCCGGGCCAGTAACATCCGGGCAGCAGCAAAATATGGATGGTTCGCTACCAGCTGTTCCATCGTGGCTTCATCTACCTGCTGCAGTGCCGGCTTAAGAAAGATATGTGCAAGGAGCCTGTTTGCTGTCATATGTTGCTAATGTAGGAAAATTTAAATTACGAATAACGGATCATGCATTGGGCAGAAGATATTCGCGAAAATCATTCGCGGTAATCATCTGCCCAATACATGATACTTATGATAAGTGTAAGCTGAGAAATTTCAATAATTACCAGTTTGCATATGCCCGGTTGAAAATATCATCAACAATACCGGGTATGATATTGTTGTCGAGCAACCCGTTTTCTACGGAGCTGGGTAATTGGTTGGCACTGAAATCAGCAGAACGGGTAAAGGATTGGGTGAATCCTTTTTTATCGCCTATTCTTTTGATAAACGTAATATTCACAGTAACATTCAGACGGGAAGTAGCTGCCTGATCTACGTTGGTTACAGCAGCGTTGGAGAAAGAGTAACCGGTGATGGTACCTCTGAATTCATAATCTGCCTTTGATTCATTTTCATTTACCTGTGTGAGCCTGGTCTGCGACTGGATTTTATCCCGCAGCTTCTGCGTCAGTTTCTGACTGAACGTCGGGTTGGTAATCGGCGCTCTGTTTTCAATAAAACGTACGTTCACAGTGCTGGCCCCCTGATCAATGCTGGCGCCGGTCATAGAGTAATTAACGCTGCAGCCGCTCCATACGGCGAGCACCGCTAAAGCGATGCATACATAAATAGTTTTGATCATTGTGGTATTGATATTAAAATTCGTTTATTCGGCAATGTTATACTCTTTCAGTTTGCGGTACAGCGTTCTTTCAGAGATACCCAGATCGAGTGCTGCGTCTTTACGTTTTCCTTTGTGTTTTTTCAGCGCCTTTACAATCAGTTCTTTCTCCTTGTCGGCAATAGACAGGGTTTCTTCTACTTCTTCATGCAGGTCTATTTTATTATCCTGCAGGATGATCGGCTGTGCGTTACCGATATTGGTGGCAGCAGGCGTATTTACTTCTGCAGTGGAAGGGTAGGTGTGCAGTACATGATTGTCGGGATGATGATATTCTGTAGGATGCGCCATACTGGGATTCTGCAGGATATCGAAGAACATTTTCTTTACTTCTGTTACATCTTTTTTCATGTCGAAGAACAGCTTGTAGAGAATGTCTCTTTCGCTGGCAAAGTCGTTGCCGCTTTGTTGCTGCGGCGCGGCGAGCATAGGCAGGCGGTTTACTTCCGGTATTTCCGGCAGGAAACGTTTCAGGTCACTGCCGGTCACCAGTTTATCGGAAGACAATACAGAAATCTGTTCTGCAATGTTTTTCAGTTCCCGCACATTTCCCCGCCACGGATAATTTACCAGCAGGGTACGTGCTTCTTCATCCAGCTGGATAGAAGGTGTTTTATATTTTTCAGAGAAGTCTACCGAGAATTTACGGAAGAGCAACGGAATATCTTCTTTGCGGTCGCGCAGGGCAGGTACGCGGATGGGGACCGTATTGAGCCGGTAATACAGGTCTTCCCTGAATTTACCGTGTTGTGTACGTTCCAGCAAATCGCGGTTGGTGGCGGCGATCACGCGTACATCTGTTTTCTGTACTTTGGAGGAACCTACGCGGATGTATTCACCGGTTTCGAGTACACGTAATAAACGTGCCTGTGTTCCCAGCGGCATTTCCCCGATTTCATCCAGGAAAATGGTACCGCCGTTAACGGTTTCAAAATAACCTTTACGGCTATCCACAGCGCCGGTGAAAGAGCCTTTTTCATGGCCGAAAAGCTCCGAATCGATGGTGCCTTCCGGGATAGCGCCGCAGTTAACGGCGATAAACGGATTATGTTTACGGGCACTGAGTGCATGAATGATCTGTGAAAATACTTCCTTCCCTACGCCGCTTTCGCCGTTGATAAGCACGGTGAGGTCCGTATTGGCTACCTGCACGGCTACCTGGAGCGCGTAATTCAGCGCGGGACTATTACCGATAATGCCAAACCTGTTTTTTATAGCCTGTATGTCCATAAGCGGTTTATCTCCTGTTTGATGGTTAAAAATGTGTTATGCCAAAGGGGCGCTAAAACAATCAGCTGATTGCTTTACCGATCAGTGTACCGGAAGTACAGCTTTCTACCTTCACCATAACATAATCTCCCTTTTTAAAGTTTTCTTTCGGGAATACGATTACTTTATTCTGATCATTGCGGCCATAGAGTTCTTCGGCAGATTTTTTGGAAGTGCCTTCTACCAGTACCTTGAAGGTTTTACCCAGGTCCTGCTGCATATTGCGCAGGGAGTTTTCGCGGTGAATGGCTACTACTTCGGCGAGCCTTCTTTTCTTTACCTCTTCCGGAATATCATCCTGGTAGCGGCGCGCTGCGAGGGTGCCCGGCCGTTCGGAGTAGAAGTACATATATGCCAGGTCATACTGCACGTATTTCATCATGCTCATCGTATCCTGGTGGTCTTCTTCCGTTTCGGTACAGAAACCGGTGATGATGTCGGTAGACAGGCCGCAGTCGGGCAGCAACTCCCGGATACGCTTTACCTTACTGATATACCATTCTCTCGTATAGGTACGGTTCATCAGCTGTAATACCCGGCTGCTGCCGCTTTGCACCGGCAGGTGGATATAGTTGCAGATGTTTTCATACCGTTGCATCACATACAACACTTCGTCGGTAATATCTTTCGGGTGAGAGGTGCTGAAACGTACCCGCAGCAACGGATCGATCTGGGCTACGCGTTCGAGCAGCATGGAGAACGTAACGGTTTCATCGCCGGCATCGTTGGTCCAGTAGTAGGAGTCTACGTTCTGGCCCAGGAGGGTTACTTCCCGGTAGCCGTTTTCAAACAGCTCTCTGGCTTCCCTGACGATAGAATAGGCGTCGCGGCTGCGTTCCCGGCCCCGGGTGAAGGGTACCACGCAGAAAGTACACATATTGTTACATCCCCGCATAATGGATACAAACGACGTTACGCCGTTGTTGTCCAGTCGGATCGGGCTGATGTCGCCATAGGTTTCTTCCCTGCTCAGCAATACGTTCACGGATTTCTGGCCGGTTTCCGCCTCTGCGATGAGGGCGGGTAAACTGCGGTAGGCATCCGGACCTACTACCAGGTCCACCAGCTTCTCTTCTTCCAGCAATTTGCCTTTCAGGCGTTCGGCCATGCAGCCTAATACACCTACGAGCAGGTTGGGAGTAGCGCGTTTTATCTGTTTGAACTCGGTGAGCCGCTTGCGTACGGTTTGTTCTGCTTTTTCCCGGATGGAACAGGTATTCAGGAGAATAAGACTGGCTTCTTCCACATTCCGGGTAGGACCATATCCTTCTCCACTCAGTATGGAGGCAACAATTTCACTATCATTGAAATTCATTGCACAACCATAGCTTTCTATATAAAACTTCTTATTAAATACCTGAGTACTAGTCGTTTCAGGGGCAAAAGCTTCCCCCTGGCGGCTTTCATCATGTGCTTTGGTATCCTGATACAGCATTTCCTGACAAAAATTTTGGTGGGCAAAAATAAGCAATAAAAACGGGAAAATGCCAGAATGGCAGATAAAAGAAATAGAATTACCCTTTCCCAAAAGTAAAACGCCTCTTCAGAAAAAGAAGGGCAGCGTAGAGCCGCTTTTATCTTTCCGAAGAGGCGCAGGAAGTAATTTCTTTTATATTATGCCTGTCTGGCGGCGAGCTTGGATGCGAGCCAGCTGTCCTTTACAGGAATCAGCCAGTTGCTATCCAGTTCTGCTTTGGTAAGCACCGTGTTGTTGAGATAAAGGGTGTTTTCGTCGATATAACCTTTTTCCAGGGCGTAAGACAATTGCGCCATGGGTAACAGTTCTATCTTATCCTTTACCACAAAACCCAGCAGCAGCCGGTCAAACATATTTACTTCATATTGCCTTTCGATGCTTTTGATGATGCGTACCGAGCTGTCGGTACTGCAACCGCTGACGGTGGTCTGGCTTTCGTCTGCCAGTAATACAATCAC
Coding sequences within:
- a CDS encoding redoxin family protein translates to MMKSALYLSCCTVLLSSFLPIRELSLELGAPVPQANVACMDVSGKEISLQTAKGPNGLLVVFAGNRCPYMIRNQERLRRACAFAQQNNIGVALVNSNEATRNDGESLSMMKAYASQQQLPGYYLLDKNALLADAFDANHTPECFLFDKHNKLVYKGGIDDNPGNADAVKVPLLQNALNEMLAGKSVTTAASGSLGCNIKRKL
- a CDS encoding YihY/virulence factor BrkB family protein; the protein is MAFKPENIIFRSRPYRWLVNRSKTLILPGFEGLPLYDVLKYFGQETKNRGLGDRARAISFNFLLAIPPFFIFLFTLVPYVPVRNIEATLYDLAQDLTPNYNTYMIVRGMIHDFLYTHRNGLLSVAFLMGFFYSSNGVMGILRSFNKIEGAGFRKRKWWQNRLIALQLTAILVVLLLVTVALIIAQGATLRWVFNLIGIKSTLLRNVIDIARWVLIIMLFYSVNSVLYRIGAATTKKWKFITAGSAVATIFMIVVTIGFSWFVNHFGNYNKIYGSIGTILVLMLWVFFNSFILLVGFELNASIRALSDAAREEKKHLARL
- the mltG gene encoding endolytic transglycosylase MltG, with product MAKRIKQPSKRSVWIKRALVITGCLAAGALVYTSYRVFGPNTRSFGDNKYFYVRTGSTYANVLEGLEEQGIVRNRSSFNWVAKELDYPARVKAGRYKITPGMSNFDIVKLLRSGKQSPVQLVINKLRTRDDFVRKICNNLEADSVALRALMQDPIYLRQFKLDTNTVMCAVLPNTYEFYWNTGAESVFKKLEKEREEFWTADRLEKARHLGLTPNEVTILGSIVEEETNKNDEKPLVASVYLNRYRKNMRLQADPTVKFALQDFGLKRIRENHTLYDSPYNTYRYSGLPPGPICTPSVKTLNAVLNTPETDYLYFCARSDFSGYHAFAATYAEHLVNARKYQAELNKRGY
- the secG gene encoding preprotein translocase subunit SecG — protein: MLLIFGILIILACVLLGFFVLIQNPKGGGLSGALGGVGNQVIGVRQTTDVLEKGTWILAAVIAVLCLTAPFFIGKSSKGGPVSAPTAVERASSGQAAPAPQQAPATLPGTGTQPAPAPQPK
- a CDS encoding LptE family protein, translating into MIKTIYVCIALAVLAVWSGCSVNYSMTGASIDQGASTVNVRFIENRAPITNPTFSQKLTQKLRDKIQSQTRLTQVNENESKADYEFRGTITGYSFSNAAVTNVDQAATSRLNVTVNITFIKRIGDKKGFTQSFTRSADFSANQLPSSVENGLLDNNIIPGIVDDIFNRAYANW
- a CDS encoding sigma-54 interaction domain-containing protein yields the protein MDIQAIKNRFGIIGNSPALNYALQVAVQVANTDLTVLINGESGVGKEVFSQIIHALSARKHNPFIAVNCGAIPEGTIDSELFGHEKGSFTGAVDSRKGYFETVNGGTIFLDEIGEMPLGTQARLLRVLETGEYIRVGSSKVQKTDVRVIAATNRDLLERTQHGKFREDLYYRLNTVPIRVPALRDRKEDIPLLFRKFSVDFSEKYKTPSIQLDEEARTLLVNYPWRGNVRELKNIAEQISVLSSDKLVTGSDLKRFLPEIPEVNRLPMLAAPQQQSGNDFASERDILYKLFFDMKKDVTEVKKMFFDILQNPSMAHPTEYHHPDNHVLHTYPSTAEVNTPAATNIGNAQPIILQDNKIDLHEEVEETLSIADKEKELIVKALKKHKGKRKDAALDLGISERTLYRKLKEYNIAE
- the miaB gene encoding tRNA (N6-isopentenyl adenosine(37)-C2)-methylthiotransferase MiaB encodes the protein MLYQDTKAHDESRQGEAFAPETTSTQVFNKKFYIESYGCAMNFNDSEIVASILSGEGYGPTRNVEEASLILLNTCSIREKAEQTVRKRLTEFKQIKRATPNLLVGVLGCMAERLKGKLLEEEKLVDLVVGPDAYRSLPALIAEAETGQKSVNVLLSREETYGDISPIRLDNNGVTSFVSIMRGCNNMCTFCVVPFTRGRERSRDAYSIVREARELFENGYREVTLLGQNVDSYYWTNDAGDETVTFSMLLERVAQIDPLLRVRFSTSHPKDITDEVLYVMQRYENICNYIHLPVQSGSSRVLQLMNRTYTREWYISKVKRIRELLPDCGLSTDIITGFCTETEEDHQDTMSMMKYVQYDLAYMYFYSERPGTLAARRYQDDIPEEVKKRRLAEVVAIHRENSLRNMQQDLGKTFKVLVEGTSKKSAEELYGRNDQNKVIVFPKENFKKGDYVMVKVESCTSGTLIGKAIS